Proteins from one Oscillatoria nigro-viridis PCC 7112 genomic window:
- the ycaC gene encoding isochorismate family cysteine hydrolase YcaC yields the protein MSTFKYNRLDKNNAAVLLVDHQTGLFSLVRDIGAADFKNNVLALASAAKFFNLPTILTTSFEDGPNGVIMPELKEKFPDAPFIPRPGQINAWDNEDFVKAVEATGKKQLIIAGIVTDVCVTFCALSALEAGYEVFVVTDASGTFDEACRYAAWDRMSRAGVQLVNWFSVVCELHRDWRNDIEGLGSLLAGFIPDYKNLMTSYAATTKAGSPSK from the coding sequence ATGTCTACATTCAAATACAACCGTCTAGACAAGAATAATGCTGCGGTTTTGTTGGTCGATCACCAAACAGGATTGTTCTCTCTCGTGCGCGATATTGGTGCCGCCGACTTCAAAAATAATGTGCTGGCGCTGGCAAGTGCAGCCAAGTTTTTCAACCTGCCTACAATTTTGACAACTAGCTTTGAGGATGGCCCCAATGGAGTCATCATGCCTGAACTGAAGGAGAAGTTTCCAGATGCTCCCTTTATTCCGCGTCCCGGACAAATCAACGCTTGGGACAACGAGGACTTTGTTAAAGCAGTAGAAGCAACAGGCAAAAAGCAATTGATTATTGCCGGAATTGTCACTGATGTATGTGTTACTTTTTGTGCGCTTTCGGCATTGGAGGCAGGTTATGAGGTTTTTGTTGTCACCGATGCTTCTGGAACCTTCGATGAAGCCTGTCGCTATGCAGCTTGGGATCGAATGTCTCGTGCTGGAGTTCAGTTGGTCAATTGGTTTAGCGTTGTGTGTGAATTGCACCGTGACTGGCGCAACGATATTGAAGGACTGGGTAGTCTGTTAGCAGGGTTTATTCCTGACTACAAAAACCTGATGACTAGCTATGCAGCAACGACTAAGGCTGGATCTCCCAGCAAGTAG
- a CDS encoding antibiotic biosynthesis monooxygenase: protein MLEEPLASNTSEENYLVTAVISHVVKPGREEGYEAWFHGIAADARKFKGHLGVSTIRPQHHAHPEYVVILKFDCYDNLKAWLESDVRREWIERLQPLIEKPEDIQTLTGLETWFTLPNKSMKAPPPRYKMALVTWLGVFFTISILNRLLVPLLSGLPALLTSLMITGLTVILLTYLVMPRLTQLFRKWLYPIP from the coding sequence ATGTTGGAAGAACCGTTGGCGAGCAATACCAGTGAAGAAAACTATCTAGTCACCGCTGTGATCTCTCATGTCGTGAAACCGGGGCGCGAGGAAGGTTACGAAGCCTGGTTTCATGGCATCGCCGCAGATGCACGAAAATTCAAAGGACATCTGGGTGTGAGCACTATTCGACCCCAGCATCACGCCCATCCTGAGTACGTGGTCATTCTCAAGTTCGATTGCTACGACAATCTCAAGGCCTGGTTAGAATCTGATGTTCGGCGAGAGTGGATTGAGCGATTGCAGCCTTTGATTGAAAAGCCAGAAGATATTCAAACCCTGACCGGATTGGAAACCTGGTTTACGCTGCCCAATAAATCGATGAAGGCTCCACCCCCTCGCTACAAAATGGCGTTAGTTACATGGTTGGGAGTGTTTTTTACCATTTCTATTCTCAATCGTTTGCTGGTACCGCTACTATCAGGGCTTCCTGCCTTGCTCACATCTCTGATGATTACAGGTCTGACTGTGATCCTGCTCACCTATTTAGTCATGCCGCGCTTAACACAATTATTTCGCAAATGGCTATATCCCATTCCCTAA
- a CDS encoding heme o synthase has translation MQEVLTNNSPRLHENFSQVVKSYYQLTKPRIILLLLITTSAGMWMAAKGEVEPLLLVSTITGGALASASANTINCVYDSDIDYIMERTRWRPIPSGRVKKRDALIFAIALATISFTLLTVVANLLAALLAMSGIVFYVLIYTHWLKRHSVQNIVIGGAAGAIPPLVGWAAVTGDLSWGAWLLFGIIFLWTPPHFWALAMMIRDEYKEVGVPMLPVIEGDEETARQIWIYTLLMIPATLLLVYPLNLAGAVYAGTAIFLGAIFAQKAWLLLQTPEDKIVARSLFKYSILYLMLLCAGIVVDSLPVTHNFTTALVQNVQTLISAVVM, from the coding sequence ATGCAAGAAGTTCTTACAAACAATAGCCCCCGCCTCCACGAAAACTTTTCGCAAGTCGTGAAAAGTTACTATCAACTAACAAAACCCAGAATTATTTTACTGCTGCTAATCACCACATCAGCAGGAATGTGGATGGCCGCCAAAGGAGAAGTCGAGCCGCTATTGCTGGTATCAACTATTACCGGAGGCGCTTTAGCTTCTGCCTCGGCGAATACGATTAATTGTGTTTACGACAGCGACATCGATTATATTATGGAGCGCACCCGGTGGCGGCCGATTCCTTCCGGGCGTGTCAAGAAGCGGGATGCTTTGATATTTGCGATCGCCCTAGCTACAATATCCTTTACATTGCTCACAGTTGTTGCCAACTTATTAGCCGCATTGCTAGCAATGTCAGGCATCGTTTTCTACGTCCTAATTTACACCCACTGGCTGAAGCGCCACAGCGTGCAAAACATCGTCATTGGCGGTGCAGCAGGGGCGATTCCGCCGCTAGTTGGGTGGGCTGCGGTGACGGGAGATTTGAGTTGGGGTGCGTGGCTGCTGTTTGGGATTATCTTCCTGTGGACACCGCCGCATTTTTGGGCATTAGCAATGATGATTCGCGACGAATACAAGGAAGTAGGCGTCCCGATGTTACCGGTAATTGAGGGCGACGAAGAGACAGCCCGCCAAATTTGGATTTACACGCTATTGATGATTCCTGCAACTTTGCTGCTAGTTTATCCCCTGAATTTAGCCGGCGCGGTGTATGCCGGAACAGCTATTTTCCTCGGTGCTATTTTTGCCCAAAAAGCTTGGTTGCTGTTGCAGACTCCAGAGGATAAGATTGTTGCGCGATCGCTCTTCAAATACTCTATTCTCTATCTGATGCTATTGTGCGCTGGCATAGTAGTTGACAGTTTGCCTGTGACTCATAATTTTACTACTGCTCTCGTACAAAATGTGCAAACTTTGATTAGTGCAGTTGTGATGTAG